The Alnus glutinosa chromosome 7, dhAlnGlut1.1, whole genome shotgun sequence genome includes a region encoding these proteins:
- the LOC133874048 gene encoding uncharacterized protein LOC133874048 yields the protein MNRDEREEEDHNSNINPRREDDRQGNLSRIIAELERRCTDMEMERKDKGRSVMVDKLLMGTDSPFTRRVADYQLPDKFKVPQILSYAGDRDPLDHLENFKAHLDLHGTPDEVACRAFPLTLSGNARDWFRKLPPNSVDQFKELSKIFLTEFLAFRTRKKPSGYLLSLHQQGNESLKEFMARFNREKATVEDPTEDMIFAAIYQGISPEEPLMKKLIRKQPSTLQGLMDKVEEFINQEETLKSMASSRLPRETAPEKKRKELKKADWEEQRQVKKFKDYNFTPLNAEISEVLMEIKRDPAFREPQKIPEEFIKNGKLVRFLGERRNHPGNNRPRNHQDYQPRDQQPRDYYPRDRPQLDERPQENAPRDDIERREDRRSRSPQHREPRQQQYLPVIP from the exons atgaacagggatgagcgtgaggaagaagatcacaatagcaacattaatcctcggagggaggatgaccgtcAAGGAAatctgagcagaattattgccgagctggagagaaggtgcacggacatggagatggaaagaaaggacaaaggcagatccgtaatggtggacaagctcctaatgggtacagactcacccttcaccagacgggtggcagactatcagcttcccgataagtttaaggtaccccaaattctaagttatgcaggagacagagatcccttggatcacctagagaatttcaaagctcatctagaccttcacgggacacccgatgaagtagcatgtcgggccttccctcttactctttcggggaatgcccgagactggttcaggaagctgcccccgaattccgttgatcagttcaaggaattgtccaagatattcctaacggagttcttggctttccggacaaggaagaagccttcgggatatttgctatcattgcaccagcaaggcaatgagagtcttaaggagtttatggctcggttcaaccgagagaaggctacggtcgaagatccgaccgaggatatgatttttgctgccatttatcagggaatttcacccgaggagcctttgatgaagaagttgatccggaagcaaccgagtaccttgcagggcctcatggataaggtagaagaattcatcaatcaggaagagacgctgaagtctatggccagttctagactaccccgagagacagccccagaaaagaaaaggaaagaactcaagaaagctgattgggaagagcagaggcaggtaaagaagttcaaagattacaactttacacctctcaatgccgagatatcagaagtcctcatggagatcaagagagatccggcgtttcgggaaccacaaaagataccag aagaattcataaagaatggcaagctagttcggttcttgggagagcgacggaaccatccaggaaataacaggcctcggaatcatcaggactatcagccccgagatcaacagccacgggattattatccccgagaccgtcctcagctagacgaaaggcctcaagagaatgctccccgagatgacatagaaagaagagaggaccgaagaagcagaagcccacagcatagagagccgaggcaacaacagtatctgcccgtgatcccataa